The DNA segment CCAAATTGGGATTTTCGTTTCGAATCCATGTGAGTTCTGGAACCTACATTCGGAAAATCATCCTCGACCTTTCAGAGAAGTGGGGAATCCCACTGTCCCTCCAAAGACTTGTCCGTGAATCCATCGGGGATTACGATTTGAAAGATGTGAAAACTCTTGACCAAATTTCCCCCCATGACCTCAGAAATTGGAAAGAAGTGTTCCCACTTCCCACCCGCATTGTGGACGATGCAGAGAAAAAAGCAGTCATCCACGGGGGATACATCTGGGACAAACTCCCGAAGCCCGTCGAAAACGGGTTTTACATTCTCGACGCAGACGAGGATACCATCCTTGCTTGGTGTGATTACGAAGGGAAACCGGACCACATTCCTTACCGGTACAGAAAAGTATTTTTTGACCCTGCTGCAAAAATTATGTTTTCTAAATGAGTCCGTATTAAAATCTGGACACCAGTATGATCACAAAAGAACAAAAACAGCAGATCATTGCTACATTCGGTAGCAAACCAAACGACACAGGTTCTGCAGAAGTACAAATCGCTCTTCTCGACTCTCGAATCAAAGACCTTACTGAGCATTTCAAAGCGAATAAGAAGGACTTTCACTCTCGCCGCGGTCTAATCGCAATGGTGAACCAGAGGAAGAGTTTGTTGGAATATTTGAAAAAATCCAACGTTGAAAGTTATAAAAAGCTGATTGAAAAACTCGGCCTTAGGAAGTAATTCCTATGGCTACAGAGTTCACTGGTTCTTGGGGTAGAGACTCTATCACCATTGAGACCGGCAAGTGGGCGAAACAAGCTCACGGGTCGGTTGTATACAAAACCGGAAATTTGGTCTTGCTTGCGACTGTTTGTGCAGCTGACGAACCAAAAGAAGGACAAGATTTTTTCCCTCTCACTTGCGAATACACGGAGAAAGCTTACTCAGTAGGTCGTTTTCCAGGCGGTTACTTCAAAAGAGAAGCAAAACCGGCAGAACATGAAGTTCTCCTTTCTCGAATTTTAGATCGTCCGATTCGCCCAATGTTCCCTGAAGGTTACTTCTCGGAAGTACAACTTCTCGTACAAGTATTATCAGCAGACAAACAAGTTTCTGTCCAAGGCCATGCGATTAACGCAGCTTCGGCGGCACTTTCTGTTTCTTCGATTCCTTTTGCGGGTCCCATTGCTGGTGCTCGTATTGGTCGAATTGGTGGTGAGTTTATCTTAAATCCAACCAACGAAGAAATCACAAAATCCGATTTGGATTTGGTAGTTGCTGGAACCAAAGATGCCATCGTCATGATCGAAGGGGAAGCAAACGAAATCTCCAAAGAAGATATGATGGCAGCCCTTCGTTTTGCCCAAGAACAGTTGAAAGTGGCTGTGGCAATGCAAGAAGAGTTGGCTAAGAAAAATGGAACTGTCAAAAAGGAAGTTGTTTTAAAAGCTCCTGATAAAGAACTCCATGCAAAAATCCGTGAGTTCGCATTCGACCGTTTGACTGCTGCTAACAAAAATGCCGACAAAGCAAAACGTAACGATGACATCAAAGCCATTAACAAAGAAACAGTAGAACATTTTAAAACTCTACTCGCTCCAGAAGACAAATCAAAAGACATCAAACATTTTTTACATGAATTAGAATACGAAGTGGTCCGCGAACTTGTGCTAGGCGAAGGAATTCGTTTTGACGGTCGTAAAACCGATGAAATTCGTCAAATTTCATGTGAGATTGATGTGCTTCCTGGACCTCATGGTTCGGCAGTGTTTACCAGAGGACAAACCCAATCTCTTGGGGTCATGACTCTTGGAACCACTTCCGACAACCAAAGATACGAAACTTTGGAAGGTTCGAAAGAGAAGAACTTTATGTTGCACTACAATTTCCCAGCTTTCTCTGTGGGAGAGGTGCGACGTAATTCAGGTCCTGGCCGACGTGAAATTGGTCATGGAAACCTAGCAGAACGTGCGATTAAAAAAGTCCTTCCTACGCAAACTGACTTTCCTTATGTGATTCGACTTGTTTCTGAAATTTTAGAATCCAATGGATCTTCCTCAATGGCTTCCGTTTGTTCGGGAACCTTAGCCCTTATGGCTGGGGGAGTTCCGATTTCTGGTCCCGTATCAGGAATTGCGATGGGTCTTTTCAGTGATGAAAAAGGTCGCTTTGCGGTTCTTTCTGATATCGCTGGTATCGAAGATCATTTTGGGGATATGGATTTCAAACTCGCAGGAACCAAAAAAGGGATCACTGCTTTCCAAATGGATCTAAAAGTCAACGGACTTGGACTCGAAGTTTTACAAAAAGCCATCGAACAAGCAGAAGTAGGCCGTGATCATATCCTTGGTGAGATGAATAAATCCATTTCTTCTGTGAAAGGTAATTTGAGCCAAAATGCACCGCGCATCACTCAAAAACAAATTCCAAAAGATCGAATTGGAGAACTCATTGGCCCAGGTGGTAAAATGATCCGTGCGATCATCGAACAATCTGGATCAGAAATTTCTGTGGATGACACGGGTAAAGTGACCATTGCTTCACCAAGTGAAGAGTCTAAAGCAAAAGCCATCGCCATGATCGATGGTATCTTTGAAGAAATCGAAGTAGGAAAAATCTACGATGGTGTCATCAAACGAATTGCAGACTTTGGTGCTTTTGTGGAAATCCTTCCAGGCAAGGAAGGACTCTGCCATATCTCTAAACTAGATGTGAAACGAGTGCAATCGGTTCGTGATATTGTTTCCGAAGGGGACAAAATTCAAGTAAAGGTGATTTCCGTTGATAAAATGGGAAAAATCGACCTTTCTCGTAAGGATGTCCTTTTAGACAACTAAACAGTCCCCAAACGACTGTTTGGGGGGAGTAAAACCAATGGCATCCGTCATCGAATGCAAACGGACCGTTTTACCCAATGGGTTAACGGTTCTCTTTCAACCTATGAAACACGCATCCTCTATGGGGGTGGGTGTTTTTTTGAAACAAGGCAGTCTTGCCGAAACCAATTCCGAACATGGATACTTTCACTTTTTAGAGCATATGCTCTTTAAGGATACTGAACGTAGAACGAGTAAAGTAATTGCTGAGTCAATTGAACGAGTCGGTGGAATTCTAAATGGATCGACTGGTCGTGAATACACACAGTACTACGTGGTCGCGATCAAAGACCAAGCAGAACTTGCTTTTGATATTCTTTCCGACATGTTATTTCGTCCTCTCTTTCGCAAAGAAGACATCCATACGGAAAAGGGTGTCATTATGGAAGAAATGCGTTCTTACGAAGACGCTCCCGATGACTTTGTTTATGATTATTATTTTCGTAATATCTTTGGAAAGTCACCTTACGGCCGTGATATCATTGGAACCAAAAAATCAGTCACTGGAGTGAGTGAAAAATCCATCCGCACTTTTTTTGAAAAACATTATTTTCCAAAAAATATGGTGATTTCCGTTTCTGGAAATTTCACTTGGGAAAAAATTTTGGACTTAACCAACAAATATTTTTCTTTTGAAAACCCTAAGGGAAAAAATCCGACAGAACTTATCATTCCAGCACCTAAAAAAAGTTATTCGAAGCATTTGGAACGTCGTAAAATCGAACAGTTCCATATCATGCTTGGTGTGAATGGAAACAAACGGGATTACCGAACCGTGACTGTCACCCAACTCATCTCTACCATTCTTGGTGGGGGAATGGCATCTCGTCTTTTCCAAAACATCAGAGAAAAAGAAGGGCTTTGTTATAGCATTTATAGTTTTCCTTCCTATTACAAAACAACGGGATTATTTTCCATCTCTTCTGCCACTTCCAAAGAAAAGGCAGCACGTTGTGTGGAACTCATTCTAAAGGAACTCGAAAGTATCAGAAAAAATGGTTTTTCAAAATCGGAACTTGCCGATGCAAAATCGAACCAAATGGGTTCGATTGCCATAGGATACGAACTTCCCGAGAACCGAATGAATAATATTGGTCTCCAAGAAATTTATTATGGTAAGTATTTTTCTTTGGAAGACCGAATGAAATCCATCAAGTCGGTAACCTTAGAGGAAATTAATGAAACCGCCAAGCAGTTGTTTGATTTGAAAAAAGTCCATCTGTCTTGTGTAGGCGATATGTCAGAATCTCAGTTTGCCAAAATCCCCGTCCAGTTTGGCGGTTAGGTGAAAAAGGCCGGAAAGAAGCCAGAATGAAGACTTGAAAAAAACAAACTTCGCAAAGAAGATGCGAAGCAGATAGGATCTTGCGTAAGGAACCTTCTGGCCTGGAACCAATAGAAAGAAAACGACGCATACAAAGGACAAAATGAAATTACCTGAAATCCACATTCAGATTTTAAAAGAGGGAGCAGTCATCCCTGAATACAAAACCCAAGGGGCCGCAGGGATGGATTTATCTGCTTGTCTAAAAGATAACCTCATCCTTCCCAAAGGCGAGGTGGTCTTTGTTCCGACAGGTCTTGCGATGGCCATTCCCGAAGGATATGAAGGCCAGATTCGACCAAGGAGTGGATTTTCTACCAAGAACCGAATTGTGATGCCGAATAGTCCCGGAACCATCGACTCGGACTACCGGGGCGAAATTCTCATCCCACTTTTAAACTTAAGTGGTGCCGACTTTGTTTTGGAGCCGGGTACTCGGGTGGCCCAAATGGTCCTTCACTCAGTTGCCCAACTTCCCATCCAGGTTGTGGCAGAACTTTCAGCCACAGAAAGGGGAGCCGGCGGGTTTGGAAGCACGGGAAAATAAGACATAATTAGAAAAAAAGACACTTAGCTTTTTTTAAACTCTACCGATAGGAAGCTGTAGAGGTGCCTTTTTATGATGCGATCCCTTTGGACCGGTGCTACCGGGATGATTGCCCAACAATTCCATATTGATACGGTGGCCAATAACCTTGCCAACGTAAACACCACTGGTTTTAAAAAGAATCGTGTGGACTTCGAAGATTTAGTGTACCAACATCAAGTGCTTGCGGGAACTCCAGCCACCTCTGTTTCCGAAATTCCTACTGGTGTGAATGTGGGCCACGGGGTGAAAGTCGCCGCCACACAGAAGTTATTCGAAATTGGATCTTTCCAAGCCACTGGAAATAAACTAGACCTTGCTCTAACCGGAGAGATGGCTTTTTTCAAAATCCAAATGCCCGATGGCACTTTCTCTTACTCAAGAGACGGATCTTTCAAAATTGATTCGAACCAACAAGTGGTCACCTCTAACGGTTACTTACTCGAACCACCGATCATCTTACCTGAAAATGCCATCCTCAATACCCTAATGGTTTCTGAAGAGGGAGAAGTGACAGTAAAAATCGGTAACGACATTCGACCAACCACCATTGGCCAATTGGAACTTTACCGGTTTGTAAACCCGGCAGGTCTCCAAGCCGTGGGGAAAAACTTGTTTCGTGAAACTGTGGCATCCGGCCCAGAAATTCCAGGGATGCCTTCGCAAGAGGGATACGGAAGTGTTTTACAAGGGTTTTTGGAGATGAGTAACGTAAAGATCGTAGAAGAGATGGTGAATATGATTGTGGCACAAAGGGCTTACGAATCCAATTCCAAAACCATCCAAACCTCGGATAACATGCTTTCTACGGCGATTGGATTAAAACGTTAATGAAAGTTTGGGTACTTTTTCTTTTTAGTTTAGGTTTCACTTTGCCCACCTCGGCAAGTGGGAAAGACTTTCGACTCTACTTAAAACCCAAAACCATTGTGGGTGCAGGGGAGATTCGTCTTTCTGATTTTACCAACTGGAAAGGAAATTGGAACCCAGTACTCTTCCAAAATTTACAATCACCCAAAGTTCTGACACCAGAACAATTAGTAGATGTTTTGAATTCTCGTTATCGTTCAGAAACAAAAGAAACAGGTGAATCTGTTTCCTTTGAAGTGATGGGAAAAGAGGGGATATTACTTCCGAAAACCGCTACAGTTCCAAAGAAAGAATTGGAACGTTCTCTTTGGAAGGATTTGAAAGAATCCGTAGAACAGACAATTGGTGAAGAAGGAGATTTGTTTCGGTTGAGTTCCGAAAAAGAATCTATCCTTACGATTTCAGGAACGAAACTCGTTTGGCGAAATACAGGTCGCACCCTCCACGGGGGGAAACGGCTTTTTCCATTGGATTATTATTTTGAGGGAAAGCTGATCCATTCGGAATCGGTTCCTTTTTTGATTGAAGAAAAGAAAAAGGCTTACTTTACAACAAAAGAAATCCCAGCAAAAACTGTGCTCACAGAAGAAGATGTAGAACTTCGCTCTTTTTTTACCGCTGATCATAACCGCGAGTATGTGGAAGAAAGTCCTGTTGGAAAAACCGCCCTTGGAGCACTCGCCAGTGACACTACCATTGAAAAAAAACAAGTGAGAACCTTACATACCATTGAAAGGGGACAAGAAGTACAACTTGTTTATACCACTGGGAATTTATTCTTAAAAATCAAAACAAGGGCATTGGCATCAGGAAATAAGGGAGATGAAATCCCTGTTCTCAATCTAGCTTCCCAAAAAATCATTAAAGCTAGAGTCCAAAATGAAGGGATCTGCCTTCTGGAAGAGATATAAGATTGTATGAATGTAAAGATAAATCCCAATTCAAAATTAACTGGGAAGAGAGATGCTAAAGTGAATTCCTTAATTACGTCATCAATTGGTAAAAAAATCCTGATCTTCTCTAGTGAGTTCACAATTCTTAGCATATTGACTTTTACGAGCCTCACTCTTTTTGCCGCGGATTCCTTATGGAAAGACAAAGATCCGTATTCTTATCCCAAAACCATCCAACCAGGAACAGTGGTAAAGGTAGTTTTGAAAAATGGGCTTCGAGTCGAATATGAGTCCGAATACAAAGCGACTTTTGATAACGATATCAAAACGGTTCCCGATAAAAAGTTAGTTCCTGACCTTCCTGCTTATAACTCGAATTCCACATACATGCGTTCCAAAGTTGGTAAGTCCAAATCCCAAGGCAAAGTGGTGGGTGTGATGGCAGTCCTTGTCACAGGGATTGATCCAGGAACGGGAAATTTGGAACTAGAGGGAAGTAAGGTATTTAATTTATCGGAAGAAAGAATTAACCTTCGTTTGTCGGGAACCATTTCTCCAGAAGATTTAGACAAAAATCGGTTTATTTCCAGTGATCTGATTGCCAACCTAAGAGTGGAATACCAAGGAACCTTAAATCCTAAAGAACTCACAAATCCGAACATCCAAATGAAACGGATCACAAACCCCGATGGAACTGTCACTGAAAAAGCAGAACTATCGGAGCCAGAAAAACA comes from the Leptospira bourretii genome and includes:
- the rpsO gene encoding 30S ribosomal protein S15, with amino-acid sequence MITKEQKQQIIATFGSKPNDTGSAEVQIALLDSRIKDLTEHFKANKKDFHSRRGLIAMVNQRKSLLEYLKKSNVESYKKLIEKLGLRK
- the flgG gene encoding flagellar basal-body rod protein FlgG; this translates as MMRSLWTGATGMIAQQFHIDTVANNLANVNTTGFKKNRVDFEDLVYQHQVLAGTPATSVSEIPTGVNVGHGVKVAATQKLFEIGSFQATGNKLDLALTGEMAFFKIQMPDGTFSYSRDGSFKIDSNQQVVTSNGYLLEPPIILPENAILNTLMVSEEGEVTVKIGNDIRPTTIGQLELYRFVNPAGLQAVGKNLFRETVASGPEIPGMPSQEGYGSVLQGFLEMSNVKIVEEMVNMIVAQRAYESNSKTIQTSDNMLSTAIGLKR
- the pnp gene encoding polyribonucleotide nucleotidyltransferase; the protein is MATEFTGSWGRDSITIETGKWAKQAHGSVVYKTGNLVLLATVCAADEPKEGQDFFPLTCEYTEKAYSVGRFPGGYFKREAKPAEHEVLLSRILDRPIRPMFPEGYFSEVQLLVQVLSADKQVSVQGHAINAASAALSVSSIPFAGPIAGARIGRIGGEFILNPTNEEITKSDLDLVVAGTKDAIVMIEGEANEISKEDMMAALRFAQEQLKVAVAMQEELAKKNGTVKKEVVLKAPDKELHAKIREFAFDRLTAANKNADKAKRNDDIKAINKETVEHFKTLLAPEDKSKDIKHFLHELEYEVVRELVLGEGIRFDGRKTDEIRQISCEIDVLPGPHGSAVFTRGQTQSLGVMTLGTTSDNQRYETLEGSKEKNFMLHYNFPAFSVGEVRRNSGPGRREIGHGNLAERAIKKVLPTQTDFPYVIRLVSEILESNGSSSMASVCSGTLALMAGGVPISGPVSGIAMGLFSDEKGRFAVLSDIAGIEDHFGDMDFKLAGTKKGITAFQMDLKVNGLGLEVLQKAIEQAEVGRDHILGEMNKSISSVKGNLSQNAPRITQKQIPKDRIGELIGPGGKMIRAIIEQSGSEISVDDTGKVTIASPSEESKAKAIAMIDGIFEEIEVGKIYDGVIKRIADFGAFVEILPGKEGLCHISKLDVKRVQSVRDIVSEGDKIQVKVISVDKMGKIDLSRKDVLLDN
- a CDS encoding flagellar basal body L-ring protein FlgH, with the translated sequence MNVKINPNSKLTGKRDAKVNSLITSSIGKKILIFSSEFTILSILTFTSLTLFAADSLWKDKDPYSYPKTIQPGTVVKVVLKNGLRVEYESEYKATFDNDIKTVPDKKLVPDLPAYNSNSTYMRSKVGKSKSQGKVVGVMAVLVTGIDPGTGNLELEGSKVFNLSEERINLRLSGTISPEDLDKNRFISSDLIANLRVEYQGTLNPKELTNPNIQMKRITNPDGTVTEKAELSEPEKQEIILKNIKRLLGESE
- a CDS encoding M16 family metallopeptidase, encoding MASVIECKRTVLPNGLTVLFQPMKHASSMGVGVFLKQGSLAETNSEHGYFHFLEHMLFKDTERRTSKVIAESIERVGGILNGSTGREYTQYYVVAIKDQAELAFDILSDMLFRPLFRKEDIHTEKGVIMEEMRSYEDAPDDFVYDYYFRNIFGKSPYGRDIIGTKKSVTGVSEKSIRTFFEKHYFPKNMVISVSGNFTWEKILDLTNKYFSFENPKGKNPTELIIPAPKKSYSKHLERRKIEQFHIMLGVNGNKRDYRTVTVTQLISTILGGGMASRLFQNIREKEGLCYSIYSFPSYYKTTGLFSISSATSKEKAARCVELILKELESIRKNGFSKSELADAKSNQMGSIAIGYELPENRMNNIGLQEIYYGKYFSLEDRMKSIKSVTLEEINETAKQLFDLKKVHLSCVGDMSESQFAKIPVQFGG
- the dut gene encoding dUTP diphosphatase, which codes for MKLPEIHIQILKEGAVIPEYKTQGAAGMDLSACLKDNLILPKGEVVFVPTGLAMAIPEGYEGQIRPRSGFSTKNRIVMPNSPGTIDSDYRGEILIPLLNLSGADFVLEPGTRVAQMVLHSVAQLPIQVVAELSATERGAGGFGSTGK
- the flgA gene encoding flagellar basal body P-ring formation chaperone FlgA yields the protein MKVWVLFLFSLGFTLPTSASGKDFRLYLKPKTIVGAGEIRLSDFTNWKGNWNPVLFQNLQSPKVLTPEQLVDVLNSRYRSETKETGESVSFEVMGKEGILLPKTATVPKKELERSLWKDLKESVEQTIGEEGDLFRLSSEKESILTISGTKLVWRNTGRTLHGGKRLFPLDYYFEGKLIHSESVPFLIEEKKKAYFTTKEIPAKTVLTEEDVELRSFFTADHNREYVEESPVGKTALGALASDTTIEKKQVRTLHTIERGQEVQLVYTTGNLFLKIKTRALASGNKGDEIPVLNLASQKIIKARVQNEGICLLEEI